In one window of Streptomyces sp. NBC_01224 DNA:
- a CDS encoding hemerythrin domain-containing protein yields MGHGGNVIVELTADHRELEALFTQIEAQPVDHPQRRELADRLTAELVRHSVAEELHLYPAVRNHVSDGATLADKELADHAKVEQMLKDLEDLHAVDPQFNDIVAKLKFAVASHVREEEHELFPRLAASLPPAKLDELGRLVRRAKEMAPTRPHPSLPNTPPANKLLVPGVGLVDRVRDLLSGRTTKG; encoded by the coding sequence ATGGGACACGGCGGCAATGTGATCGTGGAGCTCACGGCCGATCATCGTGAGCTGGAGGCACTGTTCACGCAGATCGAAGCGCAGCCCGTCGACCATCCGCAGCGGCGCGAACTGGCGGACCGGCTGACTGCGGAATTGGTACGGCACTCGGTTGCCGAGGAGTTGCACCTGTATCCGGCGGTACGCAATCACGTATCGGACGGTGCGACACTGGCGGACAAGGAACTCGCCGATCATGCCAAGGTCGAGCAGATGCTCAAGGATCTCGAAGACCTGCACGCCGTTGATCCGCAGTTCAACGACATCGTCGCTAAGCTGAAGTTCGCGGTCGCCTCCCACGTTCGCGAGGAGGAGCACGAACTGTTCCCGAGACTCGCAGCGTCCCTCCCACCCGCGAAGCTGGACGAGCTGGGGCGGCTGGTGCGCCGGGCCAAGGAGATGGCCCCCACCCGCCCCCACCCCTCGCTCCCGAACACCCCGCCCGCCAACAAGCTGCTCGTGCCCGGGGTCGGGCTGGTGGACCGCGTACGCGACCTGCTCAGCGGCCGCACGACCAAAGGCTGA